CTCTTCCATTTAaatcagttattattattgaagtcttaattcacacatttaaaaacacatcaaaatgctTAATCTATCATGAGTGCTCCGGGTGCCCGCCCCACCTTCTCATACAATGAACTGTTCCACTGTCCTACTGCGCAGGTGCAGACTTGATTTATGAAGACGGAAGCAACGCAAACTTGGCGCagttgtgatgaaaatgaaaccgAGTTACCCAAGTGGGGCGGAgtagaggaaaagaaaaaaaacagtttctaTCAAAAGTACTACACCTTGACGAGTGTCACTCTCCTTTTCATCTCTTCTACATCCTGTTGTCAGTTACTCACATTCGGTGTCACCGTTtgaaaagttgaaatgtttggaGGTTTTGTTAAAAACTGTTTATCTTTTACCTTCTCCTCTTCTCTGCTCCACTTGGGTAACCCTGCTTCATTTTCCCCACAACTGTGCCAAAACGTTAGCTTTGCTTCTGTCTTCTTGAATCAAGTCTGCTCATGGGTCGTTAGAAGacggaatagtccattgcatgagaagagAGGGGGATCAGTGAAAACGATCAAGCTAGATTAAGCATTTTGATGTGTATGTGCGGGAATTAagactaaaacaataacaattgcTTTAAATCTAAAACcacttttttaaacagtttttatgAGATGTTTGGGGAACCCCGGAAATCTGTGTTTGCCTCATGGTACAGTATGTCCGCCCCTGGTACAAATAACtatccacctgttcccattcatcaaacagaataatagctttgtgtgcCACGAAACAGGAAAACAAGAGAGAAGATTGTattttgatatatttattttttgtgacatttgtttgaaagtgtactgtgatttttttctaatgtaaaatatctgccttgattcaataaaggttggcaaACAGAGATCTAACGAATTGTGTAGTGACTCTATgcttttttattcccccccccccccccccttattcaGGGTTTCATGGAGTATTCATACATGTTTTATGGCTACTACAGCAACATGTTGGTGGGTGACAACAACTTCTCCTACAACATCCCGCTAGCCTACCTGTTGACCGCCGTCTTCTACTTTGCGTTTTGCCTCATCTGCATCATGGCCCGGTCGGTCTGAACAAACACTCTTTGCGCATTATATTTGACACACGTGTGACTCACGTGGGTTTatttgacaaaacaaacaaactgtccTCAGTACACCTTGAACTCTTCCTCGACCGCTCTCACGCAGGTTGGGGATGGCGGCTCGAGTTGTCGTGGCAACGGGAGGCAGCGCTCTGGGCAACTACAGCTTGATCGTGTTCACAGCCTGGGACTACAGTTGCCTGGGAGACCGAGCAACCAAGCTGAAGCAGAAGAACATCCATTACCAACTACAGGTCAGAGCAGGACACTCAGACCACTATTCTGGTTCATGATATTGTTATACAGTAGTGCTTTGATATACGAGTGACCAGACATCCAAGGTTTTCGGGATACAAGCCGTTGTTTGGCTGATTTTGTTTTCCGGTAGCCTCTCCCTGTTGTTGCGGGGGGATTCACTGCTGACcatggggcctgctgtggggttttgGGTGTGGCAGTCTTCTGTCCCTGTGGTTGTCCCGCCGGATGGGCCCGGCCTCCAGGAGCCACGCCTctttaatcactcacttagcacacactcacaccattcactgtacagtgggtacggaaagtattcagacaacttaaatttttcactctttgttatattgcagccattttctataatcatttaagttcatttttcccctcattaatgtacacacatcaccccatattgacagaaaaaaaatggaattgttgaaatttttgcagatttattaaaaaactgaaatatcacacagccataaatattcagacgctttgctgtgacacttgtatattgaactcgggtactgtccatttcttctgatcatccttaaaatggttctacaccttcattggagtccagctgtgtttgattatactgattggacttgattaggaaagccacacacctgtctatataagaacttacacctcacagtgcatgtcagagcaaatgagaatcatgaggtcaaaggaactgcctgaagagctcagagacataattgtggcaaggcacagatctggccaaggttacaaaaacattctgctgcacttaaggttcctaagagcacagtggcctccataatccttaaatggaagacgaagatatctgggataggctccagcacgcccacgaccctagtgaggataagcggaatggaagatgaatgacttacatttttaaaatgtgacattGTGCTACCTGCATGTGTCTCACTGTTTTTGGTCCCCTCAGGTGGATCTGGAGGAGGAACTTAGGAAGAAGAAGATAGCTGCTCTGACCTTTTATCATAAGATAATCCTCTACTCCCTCCGCATCGTCATGGGTTTTGTGACTTTGGGGCTCATCACGGCAGCCTGCTTTGGCATCTTTGCGGCCACTGTTTTCAGTCAGGTAACCACTCATGACTGGTGCACACGAGGTCTTGGTTAAATCTACAGAGCAGTTTCTGATCGGTATGGATTTTTTTAGGCCAAtgccgattccgatatttggcagaataaatggtaaatggccTGGAACTTAtacagcactttatctacaccatcacagtaccCAAGggtgctttacaaagcctcacattcacccactcactcacacatacatacaccaatgggcgactgctggcatgcaaggcgctgccaggcccactgggagcaaattagggttcaatgTCTTGCCCCAGGGCACTTCGACACGCAAAGAGTCGTAGGTGGCAATCCAACCAGTGACCTTTGATCACTGAACGACcggctctacctactgagctaCAGCCGCCCCAAAATTCCGATAACCGATTTATcgcccggcggcacggtggacgactggttagagcgtcagcctcacagttctgaggacccgggttcaatccccggccccgcctgtgtggagtttgcatgttctccccgtgcctgcgtgggttttctccacgcactccggtttcctctgacatcccaaaaacatgcatgaattggagactctaaattgcccgtaggcatgactgtgagtgcgaatggttgtttctttctatgtgccctgcgattggctggcaaccagttcagggtgtaccccgcctcctgcctgatgacagctgggataggctccagcacgcctgcgaccctagtgaggagaaccggctcagaaaatggatggatggatggatggatggatttatttactttaaaaaataagttaaaaaaaacgtacattacatttttacaatactttgtccttttatccaacataggaaaaaaaaatctgcaaaatttgCTTGATAAATGcttgtttgaatgtaattatatttgttatgttgtaatgtgtaataTGTAAACTACTATGCCTACTACAAAGTATAATTGTTATTTTGGCTCTCTCCCCAACAGGAGAGGAGTGGTCAGAAAGGGATTCTGGGTTTGATTTTTGAGTATCTGCCCTCCATTGTGATCACCGCTGGTAACTTCGTGGTGCCTTTCCTCTGTGATCTGATCGCCCTGGTGGAGCGATATTCACCCAGCACCACGGTCATAGTGGCCCTGCTAAGGTTCGATCAGCATATTTGTGTGGTTGATTTTCTAATGTGGCGAAATATTTACAAGAGAAAAGAGTTTGACTTTCACTGTCTCTATTACATCAGTTATAACCGGCTGTTGCACAACGACTCTTTGCCCTCCCAGTTCTATTTCACAGGCAACAATTTATAGTTTTTATGTGCCATGTGTACTATGTCAAGACTATGTGTGATCTTTAAGGCCATGTGAAGCGTATTAAGTTCACGTGAGTCAAAGCAATCCCTCTTAAGGCCATGTGTTGGCATAACAACCAGACACCTGAGTATGTGGCCATGTGGGTTTTGAAGCCACAGGACAGTTGCGCGTCTATGGAACCTTGGCTACCTTGAGGCTGGAACAGGAGTCACAAACAtcacaaaaggaaaataaatgcaatgaatacaataataattatgGTAATGTAGTAAATCCTCCTTACAGTTTGCATTCattcaatatccttgttttgtccaaattaaggtccatgtactagtatgctctcatcctcactagtaagacaattcagtgcactaatAGAACGACTATATCTTACTAGTAACTTTCTTCCCACTACCGTATTACATTTCCTCACACTAGTATGCCAACTTTGGCATAtaaggacaactacatgttactagtgggacaactacatgttactagtgaggtaaAACTGTGCACTTGGTGACTTCTGTGCACTACTAGTACTGCTAGTGAAAGagtagatgttaactagtagaattttgCAGTGTTACTAATAGTACTAATAGCACACAGTTTTTTAGCTGGTgcatagttttgcctcactagtaaaatGTAGCAGTTGTCCTGCTAGGGAGGACAAAGTACTAGTGCTAGTGCTAGTACTTACTTTATGGAAAaccgtttgagcatttaatcGATATCcctgatatccagcttaaggcccatgtactagtacactctttgtgatcactcgtaagacaattcagtgcaccaGTAGAACAACATGGGCACATTAGTTGAACTAATGTGTCTCAGTCACTAGCAGCTTTACATCCACCACTGCCTTCCACtactttatgacatttttgcataCTACTAGGACAACTTTGACATAccagtaggacaactacatgttactttattttagtaaaaCAATTTGAGCAATTATTTGATGTTCTCGATATCCCTTAAGATCCATGTACTAGTAGGctcctttgtcctcactagtaagacaattctctacactagtagaatgactttGTCTTACttgtaatgttttttccactactgtatgatgATTTATTCTATATTCTTCATATCCATCTTAAGATCCATGTACAAGTAAGCTCTTTTGTccttagattttgttttttgttttttgaccagCACAACTAGCGACATTATAAAACTCATTATTAGTTCTAGTAGTTGTTATTAGTATGCCAACATtttcctactagtgtgcagaaatgtcaaacAGTAATGGAAAGTTTTACTAGTGagacacagtcattctactagtgtacTAGTAtatggaccttaaactggatatcaaggatatggaataaatgcacAAACAGGTTTCCATAATTTGCATTTACTAAATGACTCACTACGCtgtcaaatataaatgaatctGTCACGTTCAGGGCAGTGTCCCTTCGCTTTGTGAGCTTGGGAGTTCTGCTGTTCACCCTGTGGGGTCAGATCACATGTCAGGGGGACATGGAGAAGTGTAACGTGTGCCAGTACAACCACGAGGAGTACCCGGTAAGCATACAAGAACAACACACGACACAACAATTTAAAGACGTCATTTGAAAACATAAGCAGGACTGAAAAGGCAGAATATTCAAGCGCAATCATTTGTGCACCAAAGTCCAGTTTGATTAAAAGGCTCAATCACAACTGCCTCATCGGACAATATTCTCAAAAAGACGTCTGTcatgtctttgtgtttttgttccccTTCCTAAaccctgcctcacagttctgaggaccggggttcattacccggccctgcctgtgtggagtttgcatgttctccccgggcctgcatgggttttctccgggcactctggtttcttcccacatcccaaaaacatgtattaattggagactctaaattgcccgtaggtgtgaatgtgagtgcgaatggttgtttgtttgtatgtgccctgcgattggctggcaacctgcccgatgatagctgggataggctccagcacgcccgcgaccctcgtgaggagaagcggctcagaaaatggatggatggatggatgcgttgTCTTGTACCAACCTAAAAACCACCAACTTCTCATGTTCAAAAATTCtcgtctaatctgaaaaaaaataaataaaagacacgTACAAGTAAGCAGTGCCGGTCCTAGCCTGAATGGCGCCCTGTGCGAGACCCCCTTTGGTTAGATTGCGTTTTTAATTAACCACTCGGCAAAGCAAAAAACATAAACACTGTGCCACTCTCAGTCACTTTCGAGCAACCATGAGCTAACCTGAGCTTTTCGACCAGGAAGCtgtcatacttccttgacatcaaTAAGCTCTCACTTCAGTGTTTATTAGCAAAATCCTTGAAGACCCCCGATAATGTCTCCACAAGGTGGCGCAAATTCCCCATACAAACGGCAACGATTTACATGTCACGATGCCATGAAAACCGGAAATGCCGTCCTGTGCAGCTGCACGTATTGCACATACCATAAACCACCACTGcaagtaaggtgtatttttctgTTGTTAGCATTAACTACTCAAGCATTTTGTGCTACTCAGTTCACACCATTAGTAAAAATATGGGAACACGTTGTTTTGAGCCAATACTAGCTAAACTTAAATACAGGAGCTGAATCAATACTTCTACTTtgaccagtctttttttttttttacctgaacgTCTACATAAGTACAGTGTgtgagtgcttttgccaccttAGCAAATTTATGAAcatacagtcatggaaaaaattattactaccttcaatttcttgttccttttaatgcctggtaccactaaaggCATATTAGGcctacctgaagaatacaatgaacaccACCAAAATGCAGTTGATTCCATAatacttaactcattcactgccagccttcccagttaaaatggatatttgacttctaaagccgtcaatggcagtgaatgtattAATCCTATTTGACATGCTTCTCGGTGATTTTggaaaccatggaaaatggctagatAATTAGCTCGTAAactcttatgagctatttttgttgtcatcattacattttatccaaacaaaTGCACCTTTAGTTGTACgctaccaggcattaaaaatgaacaagcaACTGAGAAAAGACGGTTGGTCTAATAATTTATTtgtaccttttatttatttattataatttatattaTAATGTAAAATTGTAACTGTGTTTAGGTGTTAACAttgtcagatttatttatttatttggacaTGTTTGCATCAGTGCTGGGAAACGCGAGTGGGGCAAGAAATGTACAAGCTGACCCTCTTTAACCTCATCGTCACCATCGGCGTGCTCGCGTTGGTGGAGTTTCCGCGCAGGTACACTTCCACAAAAAGAAATAGTCTATGTCgcacatttacatttcaggGGGAGTCATGGCGTCTTATGGTTGTCGTTGTCAGGATGctggtggacaactggtccAACAAGGCGACTCAGTGGTTTGGTCGACAGGAGTTCGTGGTGTCTGCCAACGTGCTGGACCTGGTGTACGGTCAGACGGTGGTCTGGACGGGGGCTCTTTTCTGCCCCCTGCTGCCCGTCATCAACGCAGTCAAGTTTGTCATCCTCTTCTACTGCAAGAAGGTAACCGTGACAACGCATCAGCTCCGCTTCACTCGTCTGGGGCGCAATTGGAGCATGTATTCAATGTCCTtaatatccagcttaaggtccatgtactagtatgctctttgtccttagtaggacaactttggcatactagcaggacaactacatgttactagtgagacaAAACTGTTCACTTGTTGACGTCTGTGTGCTACTACCAGTACTGCTTTTGAAgcactagatgttaactagtagaattttacACTGCCTCTAGTACTATtagtagcacacagttgtctactagtgcacagtttttccCTCACTTTGAGCATGTCCTACTTGTATGCCAAGGTTGTCCTACTAGCTTTCCATAAATCAGTTGGagaatttatttgatatccttaatatccatcttaaggtccatgtactattAAACTCTTTCTCCTcgctagtaagacaattcagtgcactcgTAGAACATTTATTAAATATCCAGCTTCTGGAGTGTGCTGAATTATGAATAAAAACTAGTGCACTGTGAATAAATTagtaaaaataattcattcacTATCATtaatatccatcttaaggtccttgtactagtatgctctttgtcctcattagtaagACTATTCAGTGCTCTTGTAGAATGACTGTTTTTCCACTagaaatgcccccccccccccccccccccccccccccaatactgtgtgacatttctgcacaccaCTAACACAACTATGCCAtattagtaggacaactacatgttactagtgaggcaaaactgtgcactagttgatcTGTGTGGTACGTGTACTATGAGTGAATCAGTAGATGTTAATTGGTGCAATTTCTTCACAAGTAATACTAGTAGCATGGAGTTGTCAAcgagtgcacagttttgcctcactggtAATGTGTAGTTGTCCTGACTGTGAGGTccaagagcgtactagtacatgggccttaagatggatatcaagcatatggaaaaaaaatgctttccatAATCCTACTGGCCAACCTCCAAATGGCTGCGTCGCGTCCCCTCAGGTCACACTCTTCTATAACTGTCGACCGGCGCTCAAGACCTTCCGGTCCACCACCTCCACCTTCGTCTTCCTGGTGGTGCTGCTCTTCGGATGGGCCATGGCCACTCTGTTTATGATCTACTGTGTAGCTGAGTGAGTAGTAGCCTTGGTTACTGTGCTTTATTATGTCGTGTCATGTAGTCAAAaaggttagcacatttgcctcacagttgaggCAGAGTTGCGGACAAGTGCTGTagcaaatggatgaatggatgttgtTAAAGAGCCATGTTTCATTCTTGCCACACAGGATTCGCCCATCAATGGGCTGCGGGCCCTTCCGCGTCTTCCCCTACATGTGGGCCATCGTTCCGACGTCTTTCGACCGCCTCTCGGAAGTCACGCAGGAGTTTCTTCTCTTTGTTGGATCCCAGGCTTTCTCCATCCCTCTGTTTGCCTTGTCTTGGTCAGTGAAGTTGAAtgttacacactcacacacacacacacacacatacacacaacaaccATGACATTAGGAAAAATCTAATGAGCTCTAATACAACAACCACAGACAATTACAAAACCCTTATCGGGGGATTGGAGGGTCAATTATTCGTAGATTTACGGCTCGGTATATCAATTCACTATCCACAGAGTGAAATCGTTTCATAttcttttgatgattatagcttacagctaacAAAACCCCCAAATTCCTCATTTCAAgaaatgatttttaatataCAAATTAGGTAGAAATTTGGAGTTATGagttgtgtttctttgtttcaTGAATCGATATACTCTTATATGAGTTGAACTTTTTCAATTGAGCTACTGAAAAGCAGTACTTCTAGGAACTTTTTTACCATATCCAAATTTATTGTGAGCTACCTGTATATTGAAAAGTCTTTTAATTAAGATTAATTCAATACAGAATGTTTTAAGCTCTCGTATATACAGTAAGATCTCATTGTAACCTCAGAGTCAGGAGATGGGTAGGTTTTATCTGAATACTCGAGCCTCTTCccacacccccccaaaaagcatGTTAAGTTCATTCAAGATCTTAAATTGTCCATGGCTATAAATGAGAATGGATGTTCGTCCATATGTCCAAGTGGCAACTAGTCCAGGGTTCAGCCTGCCTCTCCCGACCCTACTGAGGAAAAGTGATGTCGTAAATGATTGATGTAgtttgcaggtgtacctaatgttgtggccgttGAGTGCCTTCCATTCCTTCCATGCtacatgatttgttttctcCCCAACAGCATAGTGATGTGTTATTTCATCGCTCTGGCCGCTGTTTACGGTAAAAGTGTTACTTTGCTCAGAGCTCAACTCAAACAGGTAAGTTGTGGTTAATCTGctttttttctgattattttGGCTATATTTGTCTCTTGTTGTTACTCGTTTatgtgtggacttttttttctcacaggaGGGCCGCGACAAGCAGTTCTTGGTCAAGCAGATTGAGAACCTGAGTCGTCAACTTCAGATACCAACGAGAGACATTGCATGACAAGCCTTTCCCCATTGCAGACTCTTTTATTGCTGATAATATATTTATGATAcagctattattattgttactcCATATGTATACCACTAAGACAGTTAGATTtgactgtgggaggaagccagaatatCTGGAGAAAACACATTCAATTACGGGggaaacaagcaaactccacacaagaaggctgCAGCAGAGCTTTGAATcgtgaacctcagaactgcagagcagatgtgctcaccactcTTCCGCCGTGCTGCATGAGTTTAAAACAAATGCACTTGTTTTACTTTGCAATGCACAATGGGAACaagaagcagcaaaaaaaactcaataaatTTAATGAATTTGTGATATTTTACGTTTTCA
The genomic region above belongs to Phyllopteryx taeniolatus isolate TA_2022b chromosome 6, UOR_Ptae_1.2, whole genome shotgun sequence and contains:
- the tmc4 gene encoding transmembrane channel-like protein 7; this translates as MDPHRQGSSDHVDDYAELVDDIYSNGQESLRLRRPSSRGSNRNYPHFNWNPAATEVQGEEEDYDEVEGYRETDQELRDLRTIPLPMALKRAVRQVQEMQVPVASSRMTSWKQKKRKTLQKMRTNATEFLNFLMLWRKSLQQIGGNFGGGVQSYFLLLRFLVVLNFVSFLLIAGFVFIPSIVFRSEDSRPVNNIGPEECMKYDPNPQGLVVFYNYFLDFLSGTGFMEYSYMFYGYYSNMLVGDNNFSYNIPLAYLLTAVFYFAFCLICIMARLGMAARVVVATGGSALGNYSLIVFTAWDYSCLGDRATKLKQKNIHYQLQVDLEEELRKKKIAALTFYHKIILYSLRIVMGFVTLGLITAACFGIFAATVFSQERSGQKGILGLIFEYLPSIVITAGNFVVPFLCDLIALVERYSPSTTVIVALLRAVSLRFVSLGVLLFTLWGQITCQGDMEKCNVCQYNHEEYPCWETRVGQEMYKLTLFNLIVTIGVLALVEFPRRMLVDNWSNKATQWFGRQEFVVSANVLDLVYGQTVVWTGALFCPLLPVINAVKFVILFYCKKVTLFYNCRPALKTFRSTTSTFVFLVVLLFGWAMATLFMIYCVAEIRPSMGCGPFRVFPYMWAIVPTSFDRLSEVTQEFLLFVGSQAFSIPLFALSCIVMCYFIALAAVYGKSVTLLRAQLKQEGRDKQFLVKQIENLSRQLQIPTRDIA